Genomic window (Hyalangium gracile):
GGAGGTGTCGTCGACGAGGACGTGCTCGCCGGTGCGGTTCACGTACGCGAGCACCGTCCAGGGCAGCTCGTCCACCGTGGGCGGCCCCGAGCCGGTCCAGATCTCCCGGCCGGAGGCATCCACCAGGGACTTCACCACCAGCTCCTCGCCATGCGAGAGGATGAGGGCGCCGCGCCGCGCCCCGGCGCTCTGCAGCGCCATGCGGACGAGGGTGGCCACCAGCCTGTCCAGGTTGATCTCGCTGGAGATGGCCTGCTGGGCCTTCACGAGGCTGAGCGCGTCCAGCTGGCCGGGGCCCGTGTCATAGGAGAGGTGCTGGCGGCCCGTGGGCAGCTCCGCCAGGTGCGGCCACTGCTCGTCCAGGTGGCGCACCTTGCCCTCGGCGCCCCACTGCCCGTAGGCCTCGCGCGCCTGGCGGGCATAGGACGTGGCGATGGTGGGGTAGCCCCGCTCCTTCCAGAAGCGCGCGGCCAGCTCGCTGGCGAGGGCCACGTTCTGGATGAGGCCATGCGCGCGGGCCGCCTGGATCGCGTCCTCGTAGGCCTGCATGGCCTCCTGGGCCCTGCCGCGCAGGCGCTCCAGCTCCGCGGTGACCATTCGCTCGGAGGAGCGGAACGTCTCCGGACAGTTCCCAGCCCACTGCGCCAGCTGCGCCTGGTGCTGCTGGATGTGCTCCAGGTACTCCGCCTGCCGCAGCACCGGGGCCTCCCGGTAGCACGCCGCCAGCGCCAGCGCCCGGTACTGGTGGTAGTCGAGCACGTGGATGCGCCCGAGCAGCGCCCACAGCAGCGGCCGGACCTGCTCCGCGGCCTGGCGCGCCTCCTCGTAGGCGCCGCACATGTAGCGGGACCGAAGCTTCGTGATGGCGTACCAGCAGTCCTGGGGTGCCAGGTTGGTGCTCTTCGGGCTCTCGAAGTACTTCTCGGGGCAGCCCTCCCCGCTCAGCGAGCTGAATGACTCGTTGAGCCCTCGCATCTGCTGGACGAAGCACTGGAGGATCTGGATGAAGTCCTGCCCGGACTGGAAGTTGACCTTGCGCGGAAAGTCCTTCGCCGAGGCCGCCGCCTGCTCCACCTGGGCCAGCTCGGCGCCCGTGAAGATGGGCAGCGTCCCCAGCATCACGCAGCAGAAGTTCGCGGTCTGGAAGTCACTGCCCTGGACGGCGGTCTGGAAGGACTCCTGGTAGAGCTCCCGCGCCACCGGGAGCGGGAGCACCCACGCGCTCATCTGTCCCAGGATGAAGAGCACTCGCGCCCGATAGGTGGGGCCCGGGTAGCGCTCCAGCATCGCGCGCGCGAGCCGGCCGAACTCGTACCCCCGGCGGTAGTCCCCGAACCGGCTGCCCGTCACCAGGCCATACCAGGCATAGCCGAGCGCGCTCGCGGCGGTGTTGCCGTGGCGCAGCGTCAGGGACACCAGCTGGCACAGCTGCAGGGCCAGCAGGTTCTCGTGGGTGAAGAAGGCGGGGCTGATGAGCGCCACCAGCACGTCCACCACCGTCTTCATCTCCGGGTCCGTCAGCGGGGGCAGCTCCAGGAGGCTCTCGATGGGCCGATCCCCCAGCATGGCCTCCACCTCCTGGCGGGCGGCGACGGCCTCCTCCCACGTAGGCGCCGCGGGGATGTACACCCCGAAGCGCTCCAGGCACTTGAGCAGGCAGGCGGTGGCGGCCCGCGCCTGGCCCGTGGCCAGCAACAGCTCCGTCTTGAGCTTGCTGGCCGCCGCCAGGTGCTGGGGCGTGGGCGCCCGGGGGAGCAGCTCCTCGATGAGACGCCGGGCCTCGGCGAGGTTGCCGCTCGCGGACTCGCTGCGGGCCTGCTCCAGGCGCAGCGAGAAGGCCAGCTCCGGATCGCTCCGCCACGGATCGCCCGGGAGCAGCTGGAAGGCCATGGTGAAGAAGCCGATGGCCGACCGGTGGGCCGTGGAGGCCTTGGCGCGCTGCCCCGCGTCGGCGTTCAGCCGCGCCAGCCGGGAGCGCTCCTCCGGATCCTCCAGCATCGCCGCGCCCGCGTTGAGGTGCCCCACCACGTCGAAGAGCTGCTCGTGCAGCTGCTCCGGCGAGAGCCGAGCCCACAGCAGGCGGCCCAGCTCCAGGTGGATGGCCCGCCGCTCGTTCTCGGGGATGACGGAGTAGGCGGCCTGCTGGATGCGGTCGTGCAGGAAGCGGTAGTGCTGGGGCGCCGTCTGCACCAGCAGCCCTTCCTGGAGCACCGGCTCGAGGCGGCGCTCCACCTCGAGCACATCCTGGCGGGAGACGAGGGCCAGCGTCTCCAGGCCGAAGGCACTGCCCACGCACGCGGCCAGGCGGAGGATCTCCTGGGCCTCCACGGACAGCTGCCGCAGCCGGCCGGCCATGAAGTCCACCACGTTGTCGGAGTAGCCCCGGGCCCGCACGGCCTCCGCGTCCCAGCGCCACTCTCCCTGGGGCCCTCGGGCCACCAGCCCCTCCTGGGCGAGCGTCTGGAAGAGCTGGAGGAGGAAGAAGGGATTGCCGCCCGTCTTCTCCTGCAGCAGCCCCGCGAGCGGCTCCACGAGCGCGGGGGCGGCGCCGGGCAGGGCCTCGGACACCAGCTGCCGCGTCTGCGAGAGCGAGAGCGGCCCCAGGCGCAGGTCCGTGAGCCGGCCTCCCGCCTTGCGAACCTCCTCCACGGTCTGCGCCAGCGGATGCGAGGCGCTCACCTCGTTGTCCCGGTAGGCGCCGATCAGCAGGTGGGGCGGCGTGTCCGGGTGGAGGATGAGGTGCTGCAGCAGCTTGAGGCTGGCGGGGTCCGCCCACTGCAGATCATCCAGGAAGAGCACCAGCGGGCGCTCGGCGGTGGAGAACACGCCCAGCAGGCGCTGGAAGAGGCGGGTGAAGCGGTTGCGCGTCTCCGTGGGCGGCAGCTCGGGCACGGGAGGCTGCGGGCCCACCACCTGCTCCAGCGGCGGCACCAGCTCCACCAGCACCTGCCCCTGGCCCTCGAAGGCCTCCAGCAGGCGGTGGCGCCAGGCCTCCACCTCCTCGGTGCTGCCGGCCAGCACCTGCCGCACCAGCGCTCGCAGGGCCTGGGCCAGGGTGTCGTAGGGCACGTCCCGCTGGAGCTGGCCGAACTTGCCGCTGACGAAGAAGCCTCGGCGCTGCAACACGGGCCGGTGCAGCTCGTTGACGACGGAGGACTTGCCGATGCCCGAGTAGCCGCTCACCAGGAGCCACTCGGGGTGCTCCGCTCTCACCACCCGCTCGAACGCGTCCCGCAGGGCCTCGATCTCGGCCTCGCGGCCGTAGAGCTTCTGGGGGAGCTGGAAGCGCCGAGGGAAGTCCCGCTGGCCCAGGGGAAACTCCTCGAGCTGGCCGCGCCGCAGCCCCTCCTGGCAGCGCTCGAGATCCGCCTTCAGCCCCTCGGCGCTCTGGTAGCGCTCCTCGGCGGGCTTGGCCAGCAGCTTGAGCACCACCGCCGAGAGCATGGGCGGCACCGAGTCCATCCGCAGGTGCGGGGGGACGGGCTTGCGCGCGATGTGCGCGTGGATCCACTCCAGCGCGTCCCGGCCCTCGAAGGGCAGCTGTCCGGTGAGCAGCTGGTAGAGGGTGACGCCCAGCGAGTAGAAGTCCGTGCGGTAGTCCACCGCGCGGTTCATTCTCCCGGACTGCTCCGGGGACATGTAGGCCAGCGTGCCTTCGGCGAGCGCGGCGGGAGCCGCCTCCACGTGCTCCACCTGCTGCAGCGTGGCCAGGCCAAAGTCGACGAGCCACACCCGCCCGTCCTCCGAGAGCAGGATGCTGGAGGGGGTGATGTCCTTGTGGATGACGCCGCGGCGGTGCACCTCCGCCAGGGTGTCCAGCATCGGCAGGAGCAACGACAGGAGGCGCGAGGCCTCCAGCGGCTGCTCCTGCAGCTCCGACAGCGCCAGGCCCCCCACGTCCTCCTGCACCAGGACTGGGCTCTCCTTGATCACCTCGTAGCCCAGGACGCTGGGAACGCCGGGCGTGCCCTGCAGGCGCTGTAGCACCCGGTGCTCCCGCTCGTAGCGGGCACGCTCTCGGGGCCCCGCGTGCTCCGTGCGCGGCGTCTTGACGATGACGGTCCGTTGATCCGCCTCGCGCACCGCGCGAAACAGCAGGTGGCTGCTCGTCGTCTGGAGCAGCCTCAGGAGCTTGTAGCCGGGGATCTCCGCCATGTCGGGGCCCTCGGCTCAGGAAGAAGGAGCAGGGGGAGCCCTCGGCTCCAGCCGCTCGGGATGAACCATCGCTGTCATGCATGTCCCTCGGGGGCACGGTCCGCGCCTGCGTTCATCTCGCCGTGTGATGGAACTGCTCTCAGTGTATCGGCGCCTCGGAGTGGCTGGGAGGGTCAGCCCGTGGGGGTCGTCTCGACCCAGGGGCCGCAACGCAACTCCAGGCAGGGGGTGTCCGACAATTCCGTTCGAACGGATTTGTTTCCCAATTTCTGAGGAGCAGTCGTGACGGTCCACACCATCAGCTCGGGAGAGACGCTGAGCAGCATCGCGCGCCGCTACAACTCGACGGTCGACGCGATCGCCAAGGCGAACAACATCCAGAACCCGAACCTGATCGTCACGGGCCGTCAGCTGACGATCCCTGACGGGTTCGACGCGCAGCCCCGGCCCGCGTCCGGGCCTCAGTCGGGTGACGGCTTCCAGTCGAGCCCGGCGCAGGCTCGGGCTCCGGGCGGCATCCCCTCCGCGGCCGAGGGGCAGTTCGATGGCAACCGCGCGGCGTCCGGCACCACCGAGACGCGGGCGTGGCTCCCGGTGAACGCTCCGCTGCAGGGCAGCCCGTCTAACCGCAACGCGGCCACGTACGCGGACGTCATCGATCAGTTCGCGGTGGGCAGCAACCCGCGCTACCAGCGGCGGGAGGGGAACACCTACTGCAACATCTTCGCGTGGGACGTGACGAAGGCGATGGGCGCGGAGATCCCGCACTGGGTGGACGGCGCGGGCAACCCCACGGGCGTGGGCCAGGGCCGCGAGCTGGACGCCAACGCCACCAACCAGTGGCTGAACAACCAGGGCCGCAACCACGGCTGGCGCCAGGTGAGCGCGCAGGAGGCGCAGGCGCTGGCCAACCAGGGGCACCCGACGGTGGCCAGCTGGAACAACCCGGGCGGCATCGGCCACATCGCGGTGGTGCGCCCCGGAGAGGTGACGGAGCGCGGCCCGGCGATCGCCCAGGCCGGCTCGAGCAACTTCAATGACGGCCACGTGCGCGACTCCTTCGGGAACGCGAACGTGCAGTACTTCGTGAACGACCGCGGCACGGCCTCGCAGGGCCCGTCACAGCCCGCGCCGTCCGCGCCCTCCGCGCCCTCCGCGCCGACCTCCCAGCCCGCGCCCTCCGCGCCCGCATCGCCCACGGCCGCGGCGCGCTTCAGCGTCCCGCAGAGCGATCTGCGGCGCGGCAGCCAGGGCGAGGACGTGCGGCAGCTCCAGTCCGCGCTGGTGAACCTGGGGTACATGACGCAGGCGCAGATGGACACGGGCCCGGGCACCTTCGGTCCTCAGACGGAGGCCTCGCTCAAGCGCTACCAGGGCGATCGAGGCCTGGCGGCGGACGGCGTCTACGGTCCGCAGACCCGTGGCGCGCTGAGCCGTGAGGCGAGCGCCCCGCGCTTCAGCGTCCCGCAGGGCGATCTGCAGCGCGGCAACCAGGGTGAGGGAGTGAAGCAGCTCCAGACGGCGCTGGTGAGCCTGGGCTACATGACGCAGGCGCAGATGGACACGGGCCCGGGCACCTTCGGCCCGCAGACGGAGTCCTCGCTCAAGCGCTTCCAGGCCGACCACGGCGTGCCGAACACCGGCTATTACGGGCCGCTGACGCGAGAGGCGCTGACGCGCGTGGCGGGTGGAGGCTCCGGGCCCTCGGGCCCCACGGGGCCGGGGCCGGTGACGGGGCCGGGCAACGAGCCGGGCTCCGCGGGCGGCGTGTCCATGCAGCAGCTGCGCGCCATCATGCCGAACCTGAGCGAGTCGCGGGCGCAGCAGATGCTGCCGCACCTGAACGCGGCCATGCAGGAGGCGGGCATCAACACGCCTCGGCGGCAGGCGGCGTTCCTGGCGCAGCTGGCGCACGAGAGCGGCGAGTTCCGCTACATGGAGGAGATCGCCTCCGGCGCGGCGTACGAGGGCCGGACGGACCTGGGCAACACGCAGCCGGGCGACGGCGTGCGCTTCAAGGGCCGCGGGCCCATCCAGCTGACGGGCCGTGCCAACTACCGCGCCGCGGGCCGGGCGCTCGGCATCGATCTGGAGAACAACCCGACGCGCGCGGCGGATCCGGACGTGGGCTTCCGCACGGCCGCCTGGTACTGGAACAACCGCAACCTGAACTCCTACGCGGATGCGGGCAACTTCGACGCCATCACCTACCGGGTGAACGGTGGGTACAACGGCAAGGCGTCGCGCGACGCGTACTACGCCCGGGCCCTGCAGGTGCTCGGCGCGTAGGGCGGGAGGCCAGCGCTCGAGAGCCCATGATGCGGATGTCACATCATGGGCAGCGGCCTTGTCCCGCCAGTCCAATGGGCACGGCGCGGCGGATGCACATGCTCTCCAGGCTGCGGAGGAGCGTGTGCCATGACGATCGCCGAGAGTGAGCTGATCCCGACACCCGAGGTGCCCCGGCCGGAGCTGGAGCCTCGGGCCCAGCGGGGGAGCAAGGGAGTCAACGTCGGACCCTGGGAGCGCGTGGCCTCGGTGGCCGCGGGCGCGGGGCTCATCACCCTCGGACTGAAGCGCCGCCTGGCGGGCCGGCTGGCCCTGCTGGTGGCGGGAGGTGAGCTCGTGCAGCGAGGGCTCACCGGCAAGTGCAGGGGCTACGCGCTGCTCGGCATCAGCACCGCCGTGAAGGGCGAGCCAGGCGCGGTGGTCCACCAGCGCATCACCATCCTGGCGGAGCCCGATGCGGTGTACCGCACCTGGCGCAACCTGGAGAACCTGCCGCGCTTCATGACGCACGTGAAGGAGGTGCGCCTCCTGGGGGGGGATCGCACCCACTGGCGCGTGAAGGCACCCGCGGGGGGATTCGTGGAATGGGAGGCGCGTATCACCGAGGATCGTCCGGGAGAGCTGCTGTCCTGGGCCACTCTGCCGGGCTCCTCCCTCCACCATACGGGCACTGTCCGCTTCACCCGCGCGCCGGGAGACCGGGGCACGGAGGTGGAGGTGCTCCTGCGCTACGACGCGCCCGGCGGCCGGCTGGGCGTGGTGCTGGCACGGCTGCTGGGCGAGGAGCCCAAGCGCCAGCTCTCCGAGGATCTCCGCCGCCTCAAGCAGATCCTGGAGGCGGGAGAGATCGCCACCATCACCCCGCAGCCGTCCGGCCACCGCTCGGTGGTGGGCCGCATGCTCTCTCCCAACCGCTGACGAGGAATCCACCATGAAGGCCATCTGCTGGAACGGCGTCAATGACGTGCGTGTCGAGACCGTCCCCGATCCCCACATGCTCAACCCTCGCGACGCCATCATCCGGGTGAAGGCGACGACGATCTGTGGCTCGGACCTGCACCTCTATGACGGGTACATCCCGTCCATGGAGAAGGGAGACATCCTCGGCCATGAGTTCATGGGCGAGGTGGTGGAGGTGGGCTCCGCGGTGAAGAACCTGCGGACGGGGGACCGGGTCGTCGTCCCCTCCGTCATCTCCTGTGGGAACTGCTTCCATTGCAGGCAGGGCCAGTTCTCGCTCTGCGACAACTCCAACCCCAACCCGATGCTGTCCGAGAAGCTATGGGGCCAGTGCCCCTGCGGCATCTTCGGCTACTCGCACATGATGGGCGGCTACGCGGGCAGCCACGCGGAGTACATCCGGGTGCCCTTCGCGGACGTGGGGCCCCGGAAGATCCCCGACGGCATCAGTGACGAGAAGGCGCTCTTCATCTCGGACGCGGTGCCCACGGGCTTCATGGCCGCGGACTTCTGCAACATCCAGCGCGGAGACACCATCGCGGTGTGGGGCTGTGGCGCGGTGGGCCTGTTCGCCATCCGCAGCGCCTACCTGCTGGGCGCCGAGCGCGTCATCGCCATCGATCGGCTCCCGGAGCGGCTGGTGCTGGCGCGGGAGCGCTTCGGCGCGGAGGTGCTCGACTACACGAAGGTCAACGTGGTGGAGGCCCTCAAGGAGCTGACGGCCGGGCGGGGGCCGGACGCCTGCATCGACGCGGTGGGCATGGAGGCTCACGAGGTGGGCCTCGAGGGGGCCTATGATCGCGTGAAGCAGGCGGTGCGGCTGGAGACGGAGCGCCCCTACGTGCTGCGCGAGGCCATCCAGTCCTGCCGCAAGGGAGGCCTCGTCTCCGTCATCGGTGTGTATGGCGGGCTGGTGGACAAGTTCCCCATGGGCGCGGCCATGAACAAGGGCCTCACGTTCCGGATGGCCCAGATGCACGCCCAGCGCTACCTGGATCGGCTCCTGGAGTACGTGCAGCGCGGGGAGCTGGATCCGTCCATCGTCGCCACGCACCGCATGCCCCTCTCCGAGGGCCCGCGTGCCTACGAGATGTTCAAGCACAAGACCGACGGCTGCGTGCGCGTGGTGCTGATGAACTGACCGGTGAGCCGCGGGTGCTCCAGCGGCGGCCTCCGGGTTGTCCGGTGCCAGCATGTTCACCAGCGGCTCGGGAGGCTCGTCGAAGAGCTCCTGGCGCCCGTCCCCCAGTCTGGCGGCGTGCTCGGGCGATCATTCCGGGGGAGGAGGTGGGGGCGGGCAGGCCCCCACCCCGGGTGGCTACGGGCAGAGGTCGCGGTCCGGCATCGGGTCGAGGTGGCCCTCGCCGTTGCCGGTGAGCGACAGGGCGAAGAGGCCACCGTTCCAGCTGCCCTCGGTGAAGTTCACGTGGGCGTAGGGGGCCAGCACCGTGCCGAAGAAGCCGTAGCCGTGGGCGGTGATGGAGGTGGTGTCCACGAAGTTGAAGAGCACGCCCTGCTGGTTGATGCCCCCGCTGAACGACTGGCCGAAGCCCGTGAAGGTGGCCGAGGCGCCGCGGATGTTGACCACCACGAAGGAGCCGGCCGGCGCGTCGATGGAGAAGAGCTTGGCGCCGGTGAAGGCGCTGGCCTGCACGTCGAACACGTTCACGTTGGTGTTGGTGCCGCGCAGCATGACGCCGCCCCAGTTCTCGCGCCGGGTGCTGCCGTTGGCCGGCATGGAGGCCAGCTTGGCCGACAGCGCGCGCAGCTCGGCGAACCGGGCCGCGAAGTCGATGGGCGTGCCCTGCCGGGCGGTGCCTCGCGAGTAGATGACCGAGGGGTTGGTGCTGTAGGTGCCGCCGTACCAGGCGTCGCCGTGGACGCCGCCGCGGTTGAGGCTCAGGTTGCCGCCGGCCACCAGGGTGTTGGAGATGTTGTTGGCCGGCAGGGTGTGGCCCATGGAGAAGTCGCTCAGGACGATGTTGCCGCCGGCCGCCGTCTTGCCCTCCATGTCGTGGCCGCCGTTGTAGTCCCCGAGCAGGAACAGGGTGTAGTCACCCAGGCGGATCGAGGTGCAGGTGGAGCAGGGGGCCACGGTGAGCTGGCGGGTAGCGGTGCTCACGTTGCCGGAGGGATCCGTCACGCGGTAGCTGACGGTGTACTGGCCGGCGCGGGTGGTATCGAGGTTGCTGGTGGTGACGATGCTGGGCGTCAGGTTGCCGGCGCAGGCATCCGAGGCCGAGGCGCCCGGATCGGTGTAGGGGGCGTTGCACGCCAGGGTCGCGCTGGGCGCGCCGTTGAGCGTCAGCGAGGGCGGCAGCGTGTCGCGCACCGTCACCGTGCGGCTGCTGGCGGAGGTGCCCACGTTGCCGGAGGGATCCCTGGCGGTGTAGCGGATGGAGTAGGTGCCCGGGGCGCCCCGGTTGGGCGTGGTGCTGGGCACGGCCGGCAGCGCTCCGGCGCACGCATCCGTCGCCGAGGCCCCCGGGTCCGCGTAGGTGCCCGCGCCGCACTCCAGCTGCACGCTCAGCGCGCCGTTCACCGTCACCACGGGGCTCTGGGTGTCGGAGACGGTGACGAGGCGGGTCACCTCGGGCGCGGCGTGGCCGCTCGCGTCCTTGACGTTGTAGCGGAGCGCGTAGGTGCTCGGCGCCAGGGTGTTCACCGTCCCGGTCTTCTGGATCGCGCTCGTCAGGTTGCCGGAGCACTGGTCGGCGGCCGAGGCGCCCGGCTCGGTGTACGCGGTGCCGCACTCCTGCCGCATGTTGGCCAGGCCACTGAGCACGAGGCTGGGGGCCAGCGTGTCGGCCACGGTCACCGTCCGCGTCACGGCGGGGGACTTGTTGCCGGCGGAGTCGGTGGCCACGTAGCTCAGCGGGTAGGTGCCGGGCACCGACAGGTTCACCGTGCCGGTCCTCGAGATGCGGCTGGCCGGCAGCGAGCCCTCGCACACGTCGCTCGCGGAGGCGCCCGGGTCGGAGTACCCGCTGCCCGGGGAGCACTCCAGGACCTGGCTGGCCGGGCCGTTGAGCGTCAGCACCGGCACGCCCTGGTCCGCCACCGTCACCACGCCCGAGCACGAGGCCGTGCGGCTCGACTGGTCCGTGCAGGTGAGCGTCACCGTCGTGCTGCCCAGGGGGTACGGGCCGGCCGGGCTCTGCGTGCAGCCCACCAGGTCGCCGTCCGGATCATAGGAGCCGTTGTCGATGTTGGCGGCCCCGCCGCAGGTGGCCGTGGCCGTCACCGCCACGTTCTTGCAGAGCGCGCTCGGCGGCAGGGCCTGGACCGGCGGCAGGTTGGGGATCTTGCAGAACGAGGTGCACGCGCCGATGGTGCCCGCGGAGTCGCCGCTGCGGCCGTTGTTGATGCCCAGGTCGCACTCCTCGCCGAAGTCCCGGTCCACGAAGCCGTCGCCGCACCAGTTGAGGTGGCAGGAGAACGAGCAGGTCTCCGAGGGCTCCTGCCCGGCCACCGCGGGGCTGCCGTTGAGGCCGTCACCCAGGTCGCACTGCTCCAGCGAGGAGGTCTCCGGGAAGCCGCAGCCCGTCCCCTGGGGCATGGCGCCGCGCACGATGACGTAGGGGGTGCTCATGAAGGGCGTCGGGTTGCCCGGGTCCACGACGACGTCGTCGTACTGCTGCTGGTTGGGCATGGGCTCTCCGGAGGAGCTCATCGCCAGCG
Coding sequences:
- a CDS encoding trifunctional serine/threonine-protein kinase/ATP-binding protein/sensor histidine kinase, with amino-acid sequence MAEIPGYKLLRLLQTTSSHLLFRAVREADQRTVIVKTPRTEHAGPRERARYEREHRVLQRLQGTPGVPSVLGYEVIKESPVLVQEDVGGLALSELQEQPLEASRLLSLLLPMLDTLAEVHRRGVIHKDITPSSILLSEDGRVWLVDFGLATLQQVEHVEAAPAALAEGTLAYMSPEQSGRMNRAVDYRTDFYSLGVTLYQLLTGQLPFEGRDALEWIHAHIARKPVPPHLRMDSVPPMLSAVVLKLLAKPAEERYQSAEGLKADLERCQEGLRRGQLEEFPLGQRDFPRRFQLPQKLYGREAEIEALRDAFERVVRAEHPEWLLVSGYSGIGKSSVVNELHRPVLQRRGFFVSGKFGQLQRDVPYDTLAQALRALVRQVLAGSTEEVEAWRHRLLEAFEGQGQVLVELVPPLEQVVGPQPPVPELPPTETRNRFTRLFQRLLGVFSTAERPLVLFLDDLQWADPASLKLLQHLILHPDTPPHLLIGAYRDNEVSASHPLAQTVEEVRKAGGRLTDLRLGPLSLSQTRQLVSEALPGAAPALVEPLAGLLQEKTGGNPFFLLQLFQTLAQEGLVARGPQGEWRWDAEAVRARGYSDNVVDFMAGRLRQLSVEAQEILRLAACVGSAFGLETLALVSRQDVLEVERRLEPVLQEGLLVQTAPQHYRFLHDRIQQAAYSVIPENERRAIHLELGRLLWARLSPEQLHEQLFDVVGHLNAGAAMLEDPEERSRLARLNADAGQRAKASTAHRSAIGFFTMAFQLLPGDPWRSDPELAFSLRLEQARSESASGNLAEARRLIEELLPRAPTPQHLAAASKLKTELLLATGQARAATACLLKCLERFGVYIPAAPTWEEAVAARQEVEAMLGDRPIESLLELPPLTDPEMKTVVDVLVALISPAFFTHENLLALQLCQLVSLTLRHGNTAASALGYAWYGLVTGSRFGDYRRGYEFGRLARAMLERYPGPTYRARVLFILGQMSAWVLPLPVARELYQESFQTAVQGSDFQTANFCCVMLGTLPIFTGAELAQVEQAAASAKDFPRKVNFQSGQDFIQILQCFVQQMRGLNESFSSLSGEGCPEKYFESPKSTNLAPQDCWYAITKLRSRYMCGAYEEARQAAEQVRPLLWALLGRIHVLDYHQYRALALAACYREAPVLRQAEYLEHIQQHQAQLAQWAGNCPETFRSSERMVTAELERLRGRAQEAMQAYEDAIQAARAHGLIQNVALASELAARFWKERGYPTIATSYARQAREAYGQWGAEGKVRHLDEQWPHLAELPTGRQHLSYDTGPGQLDALSLVKAQQAISSEINLDRLVATLVRMALQSAGARRGALILSHGEELVVKSLVDASGREIWTGSGPPTVDELPWTVLAYVNRTGEHVLVDDTSRSHPFSSDRFFAQSRARSLLCLPLRNKQTVHGLLYLENSLTTGAFSPGRIALLQHLASHAVISLENARLYAEVQQAEAALRRANEALEERVEERTRELKQAQAQLVETARLAGMAEVASNMLHEVGNTLTSLVVATEQLGSEVADSRVDRVAQLAALLEEHHAHLADFLTQDPRGAQVVPYLSRLASKLKQERASFQESIQEMSRNVERVRDIVRLQQTHARSTLLLEECSLADVVEEALRLQLGPLQQTGVRVVKELEPLPRLKVDRHRLLQILLNLLSNARQALESSAPRERLLKLRLRKDEEWVYIQVHDNGQGMTPETRSRLFNHGFTTRKHGHGLGLHSSALAAQLMGGQLTLESPGLDQGATATLTLPMSGPEKLLAQA
- a CDS encoding peptidoglycan-binding protein yields the protein MTVHTISSGETLSSIARRYNSTVDAIAKANNIQNPNLIVTGRQLTIPDGFDAQPRPASGPQSGDGFQSSPAQARAPGGIPSAAEGQFDGNRAASGTTETRAWLPVNAPLQGSPSNRNAATYADVIDQFAVGSNPRYQRREGNTYCNIFAWDVTKAMGAEIPHWVDGAGNPTGVGQGRELDANATNQWLNNQGRNHGWRQVSAQEAQALANQGHPTVASWNNPGGIGHIAVVRPGEVTERGPAIAQAGSSNFNDGHVRDSFGNANVQYFVNDRGTASQGPSQPAPSAPSAPSAPTSQPAPSAPASPTAAARFSVPQSDLRRGSQGEDVRQLQSALVNLGYMTQAQMDTGPGTFGPQTEASLKRYQGDRGLAADGVYGPQTRGALSREASAPRFSVPQGDLQRGNQGEGVKQLQTALVSLGYMTQAQMDTGPGTFGPQTESSLKRFQADHGVPNTGYYGPLTREALTRVAGGGSGPSGPTGPGPVTGPGNEPGSAGGVSMQQLRAIMPNLSESRAQQMLPHLNAAMQEAGINTPRRQAAFLAQLAHESGEFRYMEEIASGAAYEGRTDLGNTQPGDGVRFKGRGPIQLTGRANYRAAGRALGIDLENNPTRAADPDVGFRTAAWYWNNRNLNSYADAGNFDAITYRVNGGYNGKASRDAYYARALQVLGA
- a CDS encoding SRPBCC family protein, with amino-acid sequence MTIAESELIPTPEVPRPELEPRAQRGSKGVNVGPWERVASVAAGAGLITLGLKRRLAGRLALLVAGGELVQRGLTGKCRGYALLGISTAVKGEPGAVVHQRITILAEPDAVYRTWRNLENLPRFMTHVKEVRLLGGDRTHWRVKAPAGGFVEWEARITEDRPGELLSWATLPGSSLHHTGTVRFTRAPGDRGTEVEVLLRYDAPGGRLGVVLARLLGEEPKRQLSEDLRRLKQILEAGEIATITPQPSGHRSVVGRMLSPNR
- a CDS encoding zinc-dependent alcohol dehydrogenase, with the protein product MKAICWNGVNDVRVETVPDPHMLNPRDAIIRVKATTICGSDLHLYDGYIPSMEKGDILGHEFMGEVVEVGSAVKNLRTGDRVVVPSVISCGNCFHCRQGQFSLCDNSNPNPMLSEKLWGQCPCGIFGYSHMMGGYAGSHAEYIRVPFADVGPRKIPDGISDEKALFISDAVPTGFMAADFCNIQRGDTIAVWGCGAVGLFAIRSAYLLGAERVIAIDRLPERLVLARERFGAEVLDYTKVNVVEALKELTAGRGPDACIDAVGMEAHEVGLEGAYDRVKQAVRLETERPYVLREAIQSCRKGGLVSVIGVYGGLVDKFPMGAAMNKGLTFRMAQMHAQRYLDRLLEYVQRGELDPSIVATHRMPLSEGPRAYEMFKHKTDGCVRVVLMN
- a CDS encoding choice-of-anchor A family protein; translated protein: MTLKNAWSALLLVATVTSLGCRDEAVESSREQSPASVRTAHQEVNSTNKVLILGTSVSGGLDSREAQAVLAASPYTQIDVVTAAQWKAMTAEQFMAYRTLIIGDAACQSGTAAFQAAIDNRNVWGAIVDGDVAIIASDPTHNDTHQLVESAINFVLNSVQKRTGMYIALGCAYQDAPANTVVTLLEPFGTFKVQGVPGCADSAHMLQMYNDLLSRDIYDALLVGNGCAARSVFTQYPTHNFSYAALAMSSSGEPMPNQQQYDDVVVDPGNPTPFMSTPYVIVRGAMPQGTGCGFPETSSLEQCDLGDGLNGSPAVAGQEPSETCSFSCHLNWCGDGFVDRDFGEECDLGINNGRSGDSAGTIGACTSFCKIPNLPPVQALPPSALCKNVAVTATATCGGAANIDNGSYDPDGDLVGCTQSPAGPYPLGSTTVTLTCTDQSSRTASCSGVVTVADQGVPVLTLNGPASQVLECSPGSGYSDPGASASDVCEGSLPASRISRTGTVNLSVPGTYPLSYVATDSAGNKSPAVTRTVTVADTLAPSLVLSGLANMRQECGTAYTEPGASAADQCSGNLTSAIQKTGTVNTLAPSTYALRYNVKDASGHAAPEVTRLVTVSDTQSPVVTVNGALSVQLECGAGTYADPGASATDACAGALPAVPSTTPNRGAPGTYSIRYTARDPSGNVGTSASSRTVTVRDTLPPSLTLNGAPSATLACNAPYTDPGASASDACAGNLTPSIVTTSNLDTTRAGQYTVSYRVTDPSGNVSTATRQLTVAPCSTCTSIRLGDYTLFLLGDYNGGHDMEGKTAAGGNIVLSDFSMGHTLPANNISNTLVAGGNLSLNRGGVHGDAWYGGTYSTNPSVIYSRGTARQGTPIDFAARFAELRALSAKLASMPANGSTRRENWGGVMLRGTNTNVNVFDVQASAFTGAKLFSIDAPAGSFVVVNIRGASATFTGFGQSFSGGINQQGVLFNFVDTTSITAHGYGFFGTVLAPYAHVNFTEGSWNGGLFALSLTGNGEGHLDPMPDRDLCP